A genomic segment from Variovorax paradoxus B4 encodes:
- a CDS encoding 3-deoxy-D-manno-octulosonic acid transferase translates to MRSLLLRLYGAFTTVVQPLVRRKLRRRAVAEPGYGVAVEERFGYYDDATTGEGQCWVHAVSLGETRAAAILIEELRRQYPGIPILLTHGTATGREEGAKLLQPGDTQVWQPWDMPGAVQRFLDRFQPRIGVLMETEVWPEMAAACAERRIPLVLANARLNEKSLAAAERLGWLARPAYSALAAVWAQTEADAHRLVSLGAKVAGIYGNLKFDASPDARQLAAAVTLRERLPRPMVVLASSRDGEERMLLDVLRRFGATSPVPPEQGAIRSIAKRVHDVQWMIVPRHPQRFDEVAALIESEGFAVARRSAAGEPSDAEIWLGDSLGEMALYYGLADVALLGGSFEPLGGQNLIEPAACGCPVIMGPSTFNFAEAAQLSLAAGASLRVENMEQAVTAALKLVENPERRAAMAEAALAFSSSNRGAAERTAVAVLAIAQAADPVVTEAAPLEDSKAEPTLD, encoded by the coding sequence GTGCGTTCGCTGCTGCTGCGTCTCTACGGCGCCTTCACCACCGTCGTGCAACCGCTGGTTCGCCGCAAGCTGCGGCGCCGGGCGGTGGCCGAGCCCGGCTATGGCGTGGCCGTCGAGGAGCGCTTCGGCTATTACGACGATGCAACCACCGGCGAGGGCCAGTGCTGGGTGCATGCGGTCTCGCTCGGCGAAACGCGCGCCGCCGCCATCCTGATCGAGGAGCTGCGCAGGCAGTATCCGGGCATACCGATCCTGCTCACACACGGCACGGCCACCGGCCGCGAAGAGGGCGCCAAGCTGCTTCAGCCCGGCGACACGCAGGTCTGGCAGCCCTGGGACATGCCGGGTGCGGTGCAGCGTTTTCTCGACCGTTTCCAGCCGCGCATCGGCGTGCTGATGGAAACCGAAGTCTGGCCCGAGATGGCCGCCGCCTGTGCCGAGCGCCGCATCCCGCTGGTGCTGGCCAATGCGCGGCTCAACGAAAAATCGCTGGCTGCGGCCGAACGCCTCGGCTGGCTCGCCCGGCCCGCGTATTCGGCGCTGGCCGCCGTGTGGGCGCAGACCGAGGCCGATGCGCACCGGCTGGTGTCCCTGGGCGCCAAGGTGGCCGGCATCTACGGCAACCTCAAGTTCGACGCCTCGCCCGATGCGCGCCAGCTGGCCGCGGCCGTGACGCTGCGCGAGCGCCTGCCGCGGCCGATGGTGGTGCTCGCGAGCTCGCGCGACGGCGAGGAGCGCATGCTGCTCGACGTGCTCAGGCGCTTCGGCGCCACGTCTCCCGTGCCGCCCGAGCAGGGCGCCATCCGTTCGATTGCCAAGCGCGTGCACGACGTGCAGTGGATGATCGTGCCGCGCCATCCGCAGCGCTTCGACGAAGTGGCCGCGCTGATCGAATCCGAGGGCTTTGCCGTGGCGCGCCGCAGTGCCGCGGGCGAGCCCTCCGATGCCGAGATCTGGCTGGGCGATTCGCTCGGCGAAATGGCGCTGTACTACGGCCTGGCCGACGTCGCGCTGCTGGGCGGAAGCTTCGAACCGCTGGGCGGCCAGAACCTGATCGAGCCGGCCGCCTGCGGCTGCCCGGTGATCATGGGCCCTTCGACCTTCAACTTTGCCGAAGCGGCGCAGCTTTCGCTGGCGGCCGGTGCCTCGCTGCGCGTCGAGAACATGGAGCAGGCGGTCACCGCGGCGCTCAAGCTGGTCGAGAACCCCGAGCGCCGCGCCGCCATGGCCGAGGCCGCGCTGGCTTTCTCGTCGTCGAACCGCGGCGCGGCCGAGCGCACCGCCGTTGCGGTGCTGGCCATCGCGCAGGCCGCGGATCCGGTGGTGACCGAAGCCGCACCGCTCGAGGATTCGAAGGCCGAACCAACGCTCGACTGA
- a CDS encoding phosphomannomutase/phosphoglucomutase, whose translation MQLSASIFKAYDIRGVVPVTLDAEVAEALGRAFGSAARAAGEKTVAVGRDGRLSGPALVEALIGGLVATGIEVINVGAVTTPMLYFAAHTLCSSGIQVTGSHNPKDYNGFKMVLAGRAIYGDEIQGLRKVMEEGTARLAPGGSVRKVDVTDAYTKRIVGDIKLARPLKIVVDSGNGIAGATAPAIFRAIGCEVTELFSEVDGDFPNHHPDPSKPENLKDLMAALAEGDAELGLAFDGDGDRLGIVTKDGHNIFPDRQMQLFAQDVLSRVPGGTIVYDVKCSQRLAPAIEAAGGKPMIFKTGHSLIKAKMKEIDSPLGGEMSGHIFFKERWFGFDDGTYAGCRLLEILSKTPNASDTLNALPTSFSTPELNVKCAEGEPHAVVDKLVAGASFAAPAVVSTIDGLRVDWPDGFGLIRASNTTPVLVLRFEGQTDAALKRIEAEMLALLKTVKADATLAEASH comes from the coding sequence ATGCAACTCAGTGCGTCGATTTTCAAGGCCTATGACATCCGAGGCGTTGTGCCCGTCACGCTCGATGCCGAGGTCGCGGAAGCGCTCGGCCGGGCCTTCGGCAGCGCCGCCCGCGCCGCCGGTGAAAAGACCGTGGCCGTGGGCCGCGATGGCCGCCTGTCCGGGCCCGCGCTCGTCGAAGCACTGATCGGCGGCCTGGTGGCCACCGGTATCGAGGTGATCAACGTGGGCGCGGTGACCACGCCCATGCTCTACTTTGCGGCCCACACGCTGTGCTCGAGCGGCATCCAGGTCACGGGCAGCCACAACCCCAAGGACTACAACGGCTTCAAGATGGTGCTGGCAGGGCGTGCCATCTACGGCGACGAGATCCAGGGCCTGCGCAAGGTGATGGAAGAAGGTACGGCCAGACTGGCACCCGGCGGCAGCGTGCGCAAGGTCGACGTGACCGACGCCTACACGAAGCGCATCGTCGGCGACATCAAGCTGGCCCGCCCGCTGAAGATCGTGGTCGATTCCGGCAACGGCATTGCGGGCGCCACGGCGCCTGCCATCTTCCGCGCCATCGGCTGCGAAGTGACCGAGCTGTTCAGCGAGGTCGACGGCGACTTTCCCAACCATCACCCCGATCCGAGCAAGCCCGAAAACCTCAAGGACCTCATGGCCGCGCTGGCCGAAGGCGACGCCGAACTGGGCCTGGCCTTCGACGGCGACGGCGACCGCCTGGGCATCGTCACCAAGGACGGCCACAACATCTTCCCCGACCGCCAGATGCAGCTCTTTGCGCAGGACGTGCTCTCGCGCGTGCCGGGCGGCACCATCGTGTACGACGTGAAGTGCTCGCAGCGCCTGGCCCCGGCCATCGAGGCCGCGGGCGGCAAGCCCATGATCTTCAAGACCGGCCATTCGCTGATCAAGGCCAAGATGAAGGAAATCGATTCGCCGCTCGGCGGCGAGATGAGCGGCCACATCTTCTTCAAGGAGCGCTGGTTCGGCTTCGACGACGGCACCTATGCGGGCTGCCGCCTGCTCGAGATCCTGAGCAAGACGCCCAATGCGAGCGACACGCTCAACGCCTTGCCCACGAGCTTCTCGACGCCCGAACTCAACGTGAAATGCGCCGAAGGCGAGCCGCACGCGGTGGTCGATAAACTCGTCGCAGGCGCGAGCTTCGCGGCACCGGCGGTGGTCTCGACCATCGACGGCCTGCGCGTCGACTGGCCCGACGGCTTCGGCCTGATCCGCGCCTCCAACACCACGCCGGTGCTGGTGCTGCGCTTCGAGGGCCAGACCGATGCGGCGCTGAAGCGCATCGAAGCCGAAATGCTCGCGCTCCTCAAAACCGTCAAAGCTGACGCGACGCTGGCCGAAGCGTCGCACTGA
- a CDS encoding DNA-3-methyladenine glycosylase 2 family protein, with amino-acid sequence MPTPHASTEALESDACYLAMKTHDARFDGSFFTAVTSTGIYCRPVCRVKLPRRENCRFFRHAAQAEAEGFRPCLRCRPELAPRAASWSTEDASRILALQAARLIDEPDAWSEDGPGAAQIAARLGVSDRHLRRIFEAQFGVSPLQYLQTRRLLAAKQLIADTRLPMTQVALASGFASVRRFNAAFLEHYGLNPSALRRAGGAEGGAGKAIEVRLGFRPPYDVGAMLGFFARRALRGIEVATTADGKEPAKGSTPAFVRLARTLSVQQGGQAHTGWLQLRFDMEREQMLLSVSDSLAAVLPIVISRARAMLDLDAEPMAINAALHEAFPHGDGLRVPGTVDGFELAVRAVLGQQITVAAARTLGSRLVEAFGETVATPIEGLNRLFPTPAALAAASGDALGKLGIVRQRQAALQAIAREVACGKLALHAGADVPSIIAALQELPGIGAWTAQYIAMRALRWPDAFPAGDVALQKALGVTTERAASQASQAWRPWRSYAVLRAWHAPSSSPAAAAAAFLAAAEPFNNLATAGASA; translated from the coding sequence ATGCCTACCCCTCACGCATCCACCGAAGCACTCGAGAGCGACGCCTGCTACCTGGCAATGAAGACGCATGACGCGCGCTTCGACGGCTCGTTCTTCACCGCGGTGACCTCCACCGGCATCTACTGCCGGCCGGTCTGCCGCGTGAAGCTGCCGCGGCGCGAGAACTGCCGGTTCTTCCGCCACGCGGCGCAGGCCGAGGCCGAGGGCTTCCGCCCCTGCCTGCGGTGCAGGCCCGAGCTCGCGCCGCGGGCGGCGAGCTGGTCCACCGAAGATGCCTCGCGCATTCTCGCGCTGCAGGCCGCGCGGCTCATCGACGAGCCCGACGCGTGGTCCGAGGACGGGCCGGGCGCGGCGCAAATCGCCGCACGGCTCGGCGTGAGCGACCGCCATCTGCGGCGCATCTTCGAGGCGCAGTTCGGCGTCTCCCCGTTGCAATATCTGCAGACGCGCCGCCTGCTGGCCGCCAAGCAGTTGATCGCCGACACGCGGCTGCCGATGACGCAGGTCGCCCTGGCCAGCGGCTTCGCGAGCGTGCGCCGCTTCAACGCCGCGTTCCTGGAGCACTACGGCCTCAACCCGAGCGCGCTGCGGCGCGCCGGCGGCGCCGAGGGCGGCGCGGGAAAGGCCATCGAGGTGCGGCTGGGCTTTCGCCCGCCCTACGACGTGGGCGCGATGCTCGGCTTCTTTGCGCGGCGCGCGCTGCGCGGCATCGAGGTGGCCACCACGGCCGATGGCAAGGAACCCGCCAAGGGCAGCACACCGGCTTTCGTTCGCCTGGCCCGCACGCTGAGCGTGCAACAAGGCGGGCAGGCCCATACCGGCTGGTTGCAACTGCGCTTCGACATGGAGCGCGAGCAGATGCTGCTGTCGGTCAGCGACTCGCTCGCCGCGGTGCTGCCGATCGTGATCAGCCGCGCACGCGCCATGCTCGACCTCGATGCCGAGCCGATGGCCATCAACGCCGCGCTGCACGAGGCCTTCCCGCACGGCGACGGCTTGCGCGTGCCCGGCACGGTCGATGGTTTCGAGCTGGCGGTGCGCGCGGTGCTCGGCCAGCAGATCACCGTGGCCGCGGCGCGCACGCTGGGTTCGCGGCTGGTCGAGGCTTTCGGCGAAACTGTCGCCACGCCCATCGAAGGCCTGAACCGCCTGTTTCCCACGCCCGCGGCACTGGCGGCCGCAAGCGGCGATGCACTCGGCAAGCTTGGCATCGTGCGCCAGCGCCAGGCGGCCCTGCAGGCCATCGCCCGCGAGGTCGCCTGCGGCAAGCTGGCGCTGCATGCGGGCGCCGACGTGCCCTCGATCATTGCCGCGCTGCAGGAGCTCCCCGGCATCGGCGCCTGGACCGCGCAGTACATCGCGATGCGCGCGCTGCGCTGGCCCGACGCCTTCCCCGCAGGGGATGTCGCGCTGCAGAAAGCACTGGGCGTGACCACCGAGCGCGCGGCCAGCCAGGCGTCGCAGGCATGGCGCCCCTGGCGCAGCTATGCGGTGCTGCGCGCCTGGCATGCGCCGTCCTCCTCTCCCGCTGCCGCCGCAGCAGCCTTCTTGGCGGCGGCAGAGCCTTTCAACAACCTCGCAACGGCAGGCGCCTCCGCCTGA
- a CDS encoding methylated-DNA--[protein]-cysteine S-methyltransferase, giving the protein MKFKSKVIYTSHIDTPLGGITMAATDQGLAGVWFDQQRHWPDTTGWQTKDDHPALVEAGAQLRDYFAGKRDTFDMKLDLSHGTAFQQSVWQALLAIPAGKTMSYGALSANVGNPAAVRAVGAAVGRNPISVIVPCHRVLGADGSLTGYAGGLHRKTALLELEAK; this is encoded by the coding sequence ATGAAGTTCAAGAGCAAAGTCATCTACACCTCGCACATCGACACGCCGCTGGGCGGCATCACGATGGCGGCCACCGACCAGGGCCTGGCAGGCGTCTGGTTCGACCAGCAGCGCCACTGGCCCGACACCACCGGCTGGCAGACCAAGGACGATCATCCGGCGCTGGTCGAAGCCGGCGCCCAGTTGCGCGACTACTTCGCGGGCAAGCGCGACACCTTCGACATGAAGCTCGATCTCTCGCACGGCACCGCGTTCCAGCAGAGCGTGTGGCAGGCGCTGCTCGCCATTCCGGCCGGCAAGACCATGAGCTACGGCGCGCTGAGCGCGAACGTGGGCAACCCGGCCGCGGTGCGCGCCGTGGGCGCGGCCGTGGGGCGCAACCCGATCAGCGTGATCGTGCCCTGCCACCGCGTGCTCGGCGCCGACGGGTCGCTGACCGGTTACGCTGGCGGGCTCCATCGCAAGACCGCACTGCTGGAGCTCGAAGCGAAATAG
- a CDS encoding DMT family transporter, whose protein sequence is MSTTTNDNTTALPSPKPKAWLIDLVLLGALWGASFLFMRIGAAEFGALPAAAVRVAVATLFLLPLLFMRGHGAALAQHWKASMAIGVLNSGIPFALFCFALLTINSGLAAVINATVPMFGALVAWAWFRDRPDGSRIVGLVIGFAGVAMLASRSAGLHASADGNAALWAVLACLGACASYGVAASATRRYLGGVPALATATGSQIGATLFLALPALWFWPAQMPSLRAWLALLALGIACTGLAYILFFRLIANAGPARALTVTFLVPVFAVFYGAVFLGENITQWMLICAAVIVCGVALSTGIVKLWPRAGGAAATSPPRPR, encoded by the coding sequence ATGAGCACAACAACAAACGACAACACCACCGCCCTCCCGTCGCCGAAGCCCAAGGCCTGGCTGATCGACCTCGTGCTGCTCGGCGCGCTCTGGGGGGCGTCTTTCCTTTTCATGCGCATTGGCGCGGCCGAGTTCGGAGCCTTGCCGGCGGCCGCCGTGCGCGTGGCGGTGGCCACGCTGTTCCTGTTGCCGCTCTTGTTCATGCGCGGCCACGGCGCGGCGCTGGCACAGCACTGGAAGGCGTCGATGGCCATCGGCGTGCTGAATTCGGGCATTCCGTTCGCGCTGTTCTGCTTTGCGCTGCTGACCATCAACAGCGGCCTGGCGGCGGTGATCAACGCCACGGTGCCGATGTTCGGCGCGCTGGTGGCGTGGGCCTGGTTTCGCGACCGGCCCGATGGCTCGCGCATCGTCGGCCTGGTCATCGGCTTCGCGGGCGTCGCCATGCTGGCGAGCCGCAGCGCGGGCCTGCACGCCAGTGCCGACGGCAACGCCGCGCTGTGGGCCGTGCTGGCCTGCCTCGGCGCCTGCGCCAGCTATGGCGTGGCAGCCAGCGCCACGCGGCGCTACCTGGGCGGCGTGCCCGCGCTGGCCACCGCCACCGGCAGCCAGATCGGCGCCACGCTGTTCCTCGCGCTGCCCGCGCTGTGGTTCTGGCCCGCACAGATGCCCAGCCTGCGGGCATGGCTGGCGTTGCTGGCCCTGGGCATCGCATGCACCGGCCTGGCGTACATCCTGTTCTTCCGGCTCATCGCCAATGCGGGACCGGCGCGCGCGCTGACCGTGACCTTCCTGGTGCCGGTGTTCGCGGTGTTCTACGGCGCGGTGTTCCTCGGCGAGAACATCACGCAATGGATGCTGATCTGCGCGGCCGTGATCGTCTGCGGCGTGGCGCTGTCCACGGGCATCGTGAAGCTGTGGCCGCGCGCGGGCGGCGCGGCCGCTACATCGCCGCCGCGACCACGTTGA
- a CDS encoding DUF1345 domain-containing protein, giving the protein MRKHLSATTGPQRLFYGGVVGAIVAAMSWPLDGTARGLAGWCAGVAVYQLLAWWLADTFDAQRTRERAQSLDQPNVVILVSMLVAIGVSVVAIAMLLQQVKLMSGPARTGHIALGLVALVGSWLMMHTIYAFHYAHRYYIDRRDGSPDGGLDFPGKEEPDYFDFLYYAYVVGMTTQVSDVQATSREMRRITLVHSVLAFAFNMLVLALSVNVVAAAM; this is encoded by the coding sequence ATGCGCAAACACCTTTCTGCAACAACCGGGCCCCAGCGTCTTTTCTACGGCGGCGTGGTGGGCGCCATCGTCGCGGCCATGTCCTGGCCGCTCGACGGCACGGCGCGCGGACTCGCGGGCTGGTGCGCCGGCGTCGCGGTCTACCAGCTGCTCGCGTGGTGGCTGGCCGACACCTTCGATGCGCAGCGCACCCGCGAGCGCGCACAGTCGCTGGACCAGCCCAACGTGGTGATCCTGGTGTCGATGCTGGTGGCCATTGGCGTGAGCGTGGTGGCCATCGCGATGCTGCTGCAGCAGGTCAAGCTGATGAGCGGGCCGGCGCGGACTGGCCACATCGCGCTGGGACTGGTGGCGCTGGTGGGTTCGTGGCTGATGATGCACACGATCTACGCCTTTCACTACGCGCATCGCTACTACATCGACCGGCGCGACGGCTCGCCCGACGGCGGACTGGATTTTCCGGGCAAGGAGGAGCCGGACTATTTCGACTTTCTCTACTACGCCTACGTGGTCGGCATGACCACCCAGGTGTCCGACGTGCAGGCCACCTCGCGCGAGATGCGGCGCATCACGCTGGTGCACAGCGTGCTGGCCTTCGCCTTCAACATGCTGGTGCTCGCGCTGTCGGTCAACGTGGTCGCGGCGGCGATGTAG